TTTACTACGAAATTAAAGAAGGTCAAAAAACAAGAACTCAGTTCTTTAAAGGAGTTGTTATCCAACTAAGAGGAACTGGAGCTACTAAGACTTTCACTATCAGAAAAATGAGTGGCGATGTGGGCGTAGAAAGAGTATTCCCTATCAATATGCTTGCTCTACAAAAAATCACAGTAGACAGAAGAGGTAGCGTAAGAAGAGCTAGAATCTACTACTTCCGTGACCTTAGAGGTAAAAAAGCTAGAATTAAAGATAAGCCTTATATTGCTAAATAATTTAGGCTTTACTAGAAGATTTAAACCTAAATCCCTCTTAATTATTAGAGGGATTTTTTTATTTATACACCATTTCATAACTTTGTAGAATATAAAATAATATAATGCACAAAGCAGGATTCGTAAATATCGTAGGAAAGCCTAACGCAGGTAAATCCACTCTTCTTAATCAATTGATGGGTGAGAAACTAGCGATAGTAACTAAAAAAGCACAAACCACAAGACATAGAATATTCGGGATTTATAATGAACCTGATTTACAAATTGTTTTTTCAGATACTCCAGGAGTGTTAGACCCAAAATATGGACTTCAGGAAAAGATGATGGATTTTGTGAAAGA
This Riemerella anatipestifer DNA region includes the following protein-coding sequences:
- the rplS gene encoding 50S ribosomal protein L19 — translated: MDLIKYVQDKYITKKEFPEFKAGDTITVYYEIKEGQKTRTQFFKGVVIQLRGTGATKTFTIRKMSGDVGVERVFPINMLALQKITVDRRGSVRRARIYYFRDLRGKKARIKDKPYIAK